The following is a genomic window from Deinococcus yavapaiensis KR-236.
CGCAAGGTTCTCGCGGAGAACAAGCTGTTCGCCACGCTGCGCCCCACCTCGCGGCAAGGCTTCATCGACGGCGTCGGCCCGGTCGTCTTCACGGACACGGTGGGCTTCATTCGAGACCTTCCCACGGACCTCGCGCGAGCGTTCCGTTCCACCCTCGAAGAAATCGGAGACGCGGACGTCCTGCTCCACGTCGTCGATGTCGCCAACCCCGCGGCGGACGCCCGTCACGAAAGCGTGCAGCGCATTCTGCGTGAACTCGAGATCGGCGAGTTGCCCACGGTCGTCGCGCTCAACAAGGCGGACGCGGCTTCCGCGGACGTGCTCGAACGCGAGCGGGACCGCATGGGCGGCGTGCCCGTGAGCGCGAAGAAGGAGCAGGGACTCGACGAGCTCAAGCGGGCGCTGCGAGATGCCTTGATGCCTTACGTGGCGCAAGTAGAGCAAGTTCAAAGAGCCGAATTGTTGAACTGACGAGTGGTTTCGGCTTCGCAACGGCCAAGTCACAATGCGTGAGAACACCCGAGCCCCCGACTCGAAGCGAGTCGGGGGCTCGACGTTGCACCGAGCGGGTCGAAGCGGGCACGGGCGGTATCGCTTCGTCACCACTCCATCGTCTTCGACCCTTCTCCCCTTTGCCTCGCTTCAGACGTAGCTCGCTTCCGAGCCCCGCCAACCCCCAAGCCCCCTTAGGCCCGTGCTAACGCCTCCCGAAGTCCTCGTCCTCATACTCACTTGGAGGTGACCTCTTGCTCGACGGTATTTTCGATCGCGTCAAACGCGGCATGGATCGCGCCCGTTCTCGCGGCGAGGAGATGACGCAGACGACGCGTCTGCGCCTCGAAGTCTTCGGGTTGCACCGCGAGTTGGACGGGTTGTACGGTCGTCTCGGGCGCGCTTACCACGGAGGCTCCGACGAGAGCGTCCTGCTGGCGTTGCGTGAAGAGATCGACCGTGTGGACGAGGAGATCGCGGCGCGAGAACGACTTATCGCGGAGATCAACGCTCGGTCTCCGCAAGCGCCCCCGGACGAGGTGGTATCCGCTTCCGCCGCGCCGTCGAGCTCGACGACCGTCATTTCGGCCTTTCCTTCGAAGGAGATCGACATGAACAGCGAACGCGACAATCCCAACATGACCACTCCGAACACCCCGGGCTCCAACGAGGAGTTGCTGCGGCGCGACGCGGAACGCAGTTCGAACCTCGCGGGCGAGGAGCGAGCGGCACCGCCGTCGATCGAGCGTAACCGCCTCAAGGACCAGCCGAACCAGGACTACCAGGAGCGCTTGGACGAGGGGCAGACGGTCTCACGGGGAACGCTGACGGACGCGGATCTCCACGGTTCGAGCGCGCCGATTCCGAAAATCGGTTCGCTCGCCGCCAACGACTTGGGCATCGATCGAGCGGCGGTGCAGCCCGACACGAGCGCCGAAGCGCACCACGAGCGCATCATCGGGAAAAACGAAGAGAAGCAGACGGACTTGGCGAGCAACGACCCCAGCCCGATCGATTGAGCGACAACGAAACGAGCCCCGCCGAGAAGCGGGGCTCGTTTCGTTGTCGGAAGTCAAAGGTCGCGTCGCCGAAAGATCAGCAGGGCGAGGATGAGCGCGAGGACGACGTACACGGCCGCCCAAACGATCAAGGCGGGTTCGGGCGGGGCGGTGCCGATGAAGGGATTGCCGCCGCCGCGCGTGGCGTCACCGAATTGCAGGAACTCCTGGGGTTGCAGGTAGTACGACGCGCCTTTCCACAAGGCGTCGGACGGCATGACGTAGCTGCTGACGTTGCCGAGACGAATCAGCAATGGGGTGTTCGTGAAGCCGCCGATCGAGCTGAGGATGCCTCCGGCGAAGCCGAGGCCGTACAGCAAGAACACCCCGATGCCGTTGGCGAGCGTCGTGAAGATCGTGCCGCCGAGGATGGTGAGTGTGAGCAGCAGCACGACCGTCAGGCCGATCAAGCCGACGCTCGGCCAAGGATTGGGGGGAAAGTAGCCGGTGAGGGCGCGCGAGCCGTAAAGCAGGCCGATGGAGAGGATGGCGACGTAGGAGAGGTTGACGATGGCAAAGCCGAGCCACTTCCCGGCGACGATCGCTCCGCGCGAGACGGGCTTGTACGCGACGCTTTGAATGGTGCCGCTTTCGACTTCCCCGGAGATCGCGCCGACGCTGGACAAAACGGCCATGAGGCCGCCGAGGAAGTTCACGAGGTACATGCCGAACAAGACGGTGGAGCCGTACGCGACCCTCGCCGAGCGTCCGGGACGGTCGAGGCCGAGGTCACCCGCGCGTTCGGTGAGGCGGTTGTGCAGAAGGTGGACGCCGTACAGGTAGAACCCCAAGAAGATGATCGAGAGGGCGAGCAAGACGAGGACGAGACGGCGCCGCGTGGCTTCGCGCAAGGCGAGCTCGGCGACGAGAAGAACTTGCTTCACTTGTCTCCTCCTTGCTGTACGAGGCGTACGAAGAGATCTTCGAGGTCGGGGCGATGCGGCGTGAGCTCGAAGAGACGCGCGCCGCTCGCCACAATGGTGGAGGCGACGTCGGGCACGTCGGCGGCGCCGAGTTGCAGCCGGAAGCGGCCGCCGCCACTGGCATTGACGGTGCCGAGCTTGCGAAGCTTCATGAGCAGTTCGGGTGACAGCTTGTCGACGCGCACGTCGAGGAATTTCGGTGGGCCGAGCAGATCATCGATCTTGCCCGCCTGCAAGATTTTGCCGCCGTTGACGAACGCGACGCGGTCACACGTCTGCTCGACTTCGGACAGCAGGTGCGAGTTGAGGAAGACGGTGACGCCGGAGTCCTTGAGCGAGTGGATGATGTTGCGAACTTCCACACGTCCGATAGGGTCGAGGGCGGAAGTGGGTTCGTCGAGGAAGACCAGCTTGGGATTGTGGATGATCGCTTGTGCGAGGCCGACGCGTTGCAGCATGCCCTTCGAGTAGCCTTTCAATTCGTCGTTGCCTCGGCCCGACAAGCCGACGAGGTCGAGCGCGGCGGGAACGCGCTCGGCTACTTCCCGCGCGTCGAGGCCCGCGAGGCGTCCGTGGAATGTGAGGAACTCCGAGCCTTTCATCCACGTGTGAAAGCGGAATTGTTCGGGCAAAAAGCCAACGAAGCGCCGCACTCGGGCGTCCTCGACGCTGCCACCCAGAACTTTGAGGTTGCCGCTCGTCGGTTTGACGAGGCCGAGCAGCATCTTCACGGTGGTGCTCTTCCCGGCACCGTTGGGGCCAAGGAAGCCGAAGACTTCTCCTTGGGCGACTTCGAGGTCGAGGCTTTGCACGACGGCGCGCCCACGGTATTCCTTGCGCAAGGCCTGCGTTTCGATGGCGAGGGTCATGTGGCAATCTCCATGTCGTTCATTCGTTCATAGAAAGTACGACGACGCTGGAGGCAACGTTGCATTGCCTCCAGCGTCGCGAATCGTGGGTTCAGCTCGCGAGGATCTCGTCGATGCGCGCGGCCACGTCGTCGGTGAGCTTCACGCCGCTCGCGCCCACCGTTTCCTCGATTTGCTGCACTTTCGTGGCGCCCGTGATCGCCGAGGACACGCCGGGTTGACGCAACACCCATGCGAGGGCGAGTTGGGCGCGCGTGATGCCGAGCTCGTCGGCGATGGTCTTGAGGGTCTTGACGCGCTGGCGGTTCTCCTCCGTCACGAAGTTCTTGCCCCAGTTTTCGTTGTCGGTGAGACGGCTGCCTTCGGGCATTCCCTCGTCGTACTTGCCGGTCAGCATGCCCATCGCCAACGGGCTCCACACGACGAGGCCGACGCCGGCCCTGTGCGTGTAAGTCAAAATTTCCTTCTCGACGCGCTCTCGGCGCAGCATGGAGTATTCGGGCTGCTCCGTGACGGGCGCGTACAGACCGTGCGCCTTGGCGAACTCGACGGCTTCGGCGATTCGCGCGGCAGGCCACATGCTGGTGCCCCAGTACATCGCGCGGCCCGAGCGAACGACGTGATCGAACGCCATGACGATTTCTTCCATCGGGACGTTCTCGTCGTAGCGGTGCGCGAAGTAGATGTCGAGGTAATCGGTGCCGAGGCGCTTGAGCGACTTGTCGATGCTTTCCAAGACGTGCTTTCGAGACAAGCCGCGGTCGTTCACGTCGTCACTCATGGGCCAGAAGACCTTCGACGAGATGACGAGGGTGTGACGCGGCAGCTCGCGCAGCACCGCGCCCATGAGCTCCTCGGAGCGTCCGCGCGCATACACGTCCGCTTGGTCGAAGAAGTTCACGCCCGACTCGTACGCTTTCAGGACGATGTCGCGCACCATGCTCTCGTCGTTGACGTTGTGTCCGAATGTGACCCAGCCGCCCAGGGAGATCTCGGAGACTTTCAGGCCACTCTTGCCAAGGTTGCGATATTCCACGCGGGAAAGCTTACTCCCGTTCGCAGAGGAGTCAAACGCGAACGAATCACACTCCGGATTAAGAGCGCCTTCACTCTCCGCTGCTGCCTTCGGCTTGCAGACGCGCGAACCACTTGCCCCAATGCGGTGTGCGTCCGTCCACGTCGGTGAAACGGTACTCGTCCATGAGCGTCCACGAGGCAAGGGCGCGCCCGTCGAAGCGGCGCTTGTCGGGGTCGGCGGCGAGACGGGCAATGCCGCGTCCGACGAAGCGGGGCGTCTCGGACTCTTGGAAGTTCGGGTCGCTGTCTTCGCGCCAATTGTCTTCGGTGAGGCCCTTGAAGGTCAGCATCTCCTCGCTGCGAAGATAGCCGGGCGTGACAGAAACGCTGGTGACGGCGCGCGCGTCTTCTTGCAGTTCCCACGACCAGATGCGCGCGAGGCGCATGACGCCCGTCTTGGCCAGGTCGTAAAAGACGTTGCCTCGGTAAGACCACGTGTCGCCGTCCGTGACTTCGACGATCAACGCGCCCGCTTTAAGAAGCGGCAGGGCGAAGCGCGCGGTGACGACATGACTGAGCACGGCGCGCTCGAGCATCGTGCGGCCCTTGGCGAGATCGAGTTCCCACGCTTTCTTGCCCCACTCGCTGAGCGACTCGCCACCCCAAACGTCGTTGATCAGGATGTCGAGTCCTCCGTGCTGAGCGTGGATACGCTCGGTGAGCGATCGGACGTCTCCTTCGTCGGTGTGATCGCAGCGAACGGCGATGCCGCGTCCTCCGGCGGCCGTCACGAGGTCGGCCGTTTCCTCGATCGTCTCGGCCCGGTTGAGATCCGAACGGTTCGTGCGCGTGGTGCGGCCCGTACACACGACGATCGCGCCGAGCGCGCCGAGTTCGACCGCGATTCCTCTCCCGGCGCCGCGCGTCGCGCCCGTGACGAGGGCAACCTTTCCGCTCAAGCTCGCTGAATCGGTCATGGCGTTATGATTTCAGAAGAACACACGCGCCGAATCGGCCGATTGACGTAACGCCGTCTGTTTGATTTTACGGCTTGCGTGTTATCGGTCGCGCAGCAACGGAAGCGGATTGATAGCTCGGTAATCGCATTTTGCTTGCGAGCCGGCGTTCACCTCGAAGTGCAAGTGGGGCGGCGTCGTTTCGGCATTCCCGGTGGTTCCCACATAGCCCAGCAGGGTGTTCGTCGTGACGTTCTGCCCTTCTTTGAGATTCGGCGCGTAGCGGTCGAGGTGGGCGTAGTAGTAGCGCCGTCCTCCCGCGCCGACCACGAAAATCCAGTTGCCGCCGAGCGGGGTGTTCGCGAGTCGCCACACGATTCCATTCGTCGCGCTGTACACGGGCGTGCCGCGTTTGGCGAAGATGTCTTGCCCCTCGTGCTTGCGTCCACCCGAGCGAGGGGCGGCGAAGGTGTCGGAGACTTGGGCGACGCGGACGCCTTGCACCGGCATCGAGATCGTGGCGTCGGGCGCCTTTGGCAGCTTGGCTTCGAGCGTCGGAAGAATTTTGACGTAGGGGTTCCACGCCTCGCGCCGCTCGCGCTCGGCCGCCGTGCGAGGTTCCGGGCCGAACTCGGACGGGCAGTTCGGTTCTCGCAATTCGAGCAGGGGTGCCGAATCGGCGACAGAAAGGAGCAGCAAGCTTGTCAGGATGAAGCGAACGAACATGCCCCGTTGTACACGGGGCATGTGAGGGCCGAATGTCATGACGTCAGATTTCTTGAAAGCGGTCGCGGTAGATGACCCACGCCATGCCAAGCGTCGACAGGACGGACACGAGGCTCGACAAGCCATAGCTGACGAGCGGAAGGGTGATGCCGGTGAGCGGCAGCATCGAAAGGGCCGCGCCGATGTTCTCGATGACTTGAAAGCCGATTTGGCCGAGCACTCCGGCGAACACGAGTTGGTCTTGCAACCTCGGGGCGTCCGTCGCCATGCCGGCGAGGCGCCACAACAGCAAGGCGAACACGACGAGCAGCGCGACCGAGCCCACGAAGCCTTGCTCTTCGGCGAAGGACGCGAACACGAAGTCGTTGTGCGGCTCGGGCACGAAGCCGTTGTGCGACTGCGTGCCTTGCTTGTAGCCCTTGCCTTCGAAGCCGCCCGAGCCGACGGCGATGGTACTTTGAATGACTTGGTAGCCTTGCCCCCGAGGGTCTTTGTACGGATCGAGGAAGATCGTGAGGCGCGCTTGCTGGTACGGCTTGAGATGCGGGTACACCACCGTCGGGAAGACCACGGCGACGGCGACGAGCGCGAGCGCCAAGTGCCAGATGGGCGCTCGCCACGCGAAGAGAATCGCCAGGAAGATCACGGACAGCACGAGCGCTCCGCCGAAGTCCTCGGTGACGACGAGGCCCACGCCCGGCAGGAAGAGCGCGAGCGGCGCGAGGTACGACGCGAAGCCTTGGTAGCCGCCCCGCATGACGGACGCGAGAAAGAGAATGGTCGCGAACTTCAGGATTTCGAGCGGTTGGAACTGCAAGAAGCCGATATCGATCCAGTTCGTTTGCCCGTTGACATCCTTGCCGATCACGAAGGTGGACGCTTGCAGCAACAGCGCGAAAAAGTACAAGAAGGGCGCGAAGGCGAAGATGCGGTCGCGGCCCGCCCACCACATCAAACCGATCGGGACGAGTGAAAGCGCCACCCCGAGCAGTTGCTTCTGAAAGAGATTTTGGTGGTCGAGCGCGGGCGCCGAGGAGATGGAGCTGATGGTGAGGAGGCCCGCGCAGAGCAAGAGGGCGACGAGCATCGGCAGCGAGAAATCGAGCTTCGACACGGACCTCACGTTAACGCTCCATCGTGAGCGGGCGTTTCATAGGGCTCAGCGAGCGGGACGTCCGCCACGTTGGGGCACGTCGTCTTGCAGCGAGATGTTGGCGACGAGTACGACCATGTCGCCGCGCTGCTCGACTTCCACGTCCGAACCGTTCGTGGGGAAGTAACGCTTCACGACCTCCATGAGGTCACGGCGCAGGGCGTCTACCTTGCCAGGTGGAATTTGGGCGCGGTCGTACGCGAGCACGAGTTCCAAGCGGTCCTTGAGGGTCTCCTTGCTGCGTTTTCTGCCCCAGAACATCACGCACCTCCGAACAGGCGGCGCAGCGTGGCGAAGAAGCCCTTGTTCTCCTCGTACTTCTCGAAGGGGACGTCCTCGCCGTGAATGCGACGGGCGGTCGCCAAGAAAGCCTGACCCGCGCGAGTATTGCCGAGCACGGCGGGCTCGCCGACGTTGGTGGACACGAGGATGCCTTCGTCCTCCGGCACGATGCCGATAGGCTTCACACCGAGGATCTCGAGGATGTCCGCTTCGCTGAGCATGTTGCCGCTCGCGACCATCTTGGGCCGCAAGCGGTTGATGATCAGGCGAATTTCACGCAGTTGCTGCGCTTCCAAAAGGCCGATGATGCGGTCGGCGTCACGCACCGACGAGACTTCGGGGTTCACGACGACGAGCGCTCCTTCGGCAGGCGCGGCCGCGGTACGAAAGCCGCTTTCGATGCCGGCGGGCGAGTCGATCAGAACGCGGTCGAAGCCTTCCTGCTCGATGAGCTCGCGTACGACGAGCTTCATCTTGTCGGCGTCCAGAGAGTCTTTGTCTTTCGTTTGAGAGGCGGGCAGGAGGTAAAGGTTCTCGACGCGCTTGTCGCGAATGAGGGCCTGACGCATGCGGCACTTGCCTTCGAGGACGTCCACGAGGTCGAAGACGACGCGACTCTCGAGCCCCATGACGACGTCGAGGTTGCGCAGTCCCACGTCCACGTCGATGACGGCGATCTTCTCCCCGAGCTTGGCGAGACCCGCGCCGATGTTGGCGGTGGTGGTGGTCTTCCCGACGCCCCCTTTGCCGGAGGTCACGACGATGACTTTGGCGTTCAAACAATCCTCCTCAAGTGCCCGCATGACACGAGCGATCCGTGACAGTTTAGCGATGCTGGCCTCAAAATACCACGAATGCCCAGAGATCTTCACCAATTATTTATGTGGCGCAAATAAAGCCGCCCCCGAGGGGAGGCGGCTGACGTTGAGGCGACTCGATCAGTCGGCGGGGTTGGGCTGCAGGGAACCTTCGCCGCGCGCCTTGCCGACCGCGCTTCGCACGACGTCGCCCGTGATGAGTTCGCTCGTGAGCAGGGCTTCGGCCACTTCGTGCATCGCCGAGGCGTACTCTTGCACGAGTTGCTTGGCGCGGGCGTACGCTCGGTCGAGAATGCGCTTGACGTCCTCGTCGACGAGGCGGGCGGTGTGCTCGCTGAACTCTTTGGGCCGCGCCATGTCCTCGCCGAGGAACACCGGACCGGAGTCGGTCGAGAGGGCTTGGTGCTGGAAGGTGTCGCCCATGCCCCACTCGAGGACCATGCGGCGCGCCATGTTCGTGCTCTTCTTGAAGTCGTCGGCGGCGCCCGTCGTGACCTTGCCGATGAACACCTCTTCGGCCGCGCGTCCGCCGAGGGCGACGACGAGTTGGTTTTCCAGGCGCTCCTTGCTCATCAGCACCTGTTCTTCGGGCAGGTAGAACGCGGCGCCCAGGGCGCGGCCTCGCGGAATGATGCTGACCTTCTGAAGCTTGTCGGCGCCGGGCGTGACGGCGGCGGTGACGGCGTGGCCCGCCTCGTGGTAAGCGATCGCCTTGCGCTCGTCGGGCGTGATGGTGAGGCTTCCGTTCTCGAGGCCGAGGGTGATCTTGTCGAGCGCGCGGTAGAAGTCGTTCATGTCGATTTGCGACTTGTTGACGCGCGCGGCTTCGAGGGCCGCCTCGTTCACGAGGTTCTTGAGGTCCGCGCCCGAGAAGTACGGAGTGCTCTTCGAAAGCTCCACGACGTCCACCGAGCCCGAGAGGGGCTTGTTGCGCATGTGGACCTTGAGGATCGCCTCGCGCTCCTTCATGTTCGGCAAGTCGATGGTGACTTGACGGTCGAAGCGACCGGGACGCAGCAAGGCCGGATCGAGGATGTCGGGACGGTTCGTCGCCGCCATCACGATGACGCTCGTGCCTTTGTCGAAGCCGTCCATTTCCGAGAGGATCTGGTTGAGGGTCTGCTCGCGCTCGTCGTGCCCGCCGCCGATGCCGGCGCCGCGCTTGCGACCGATCGAGTCGATTTCATCGATGAAGATGATGCTGGGCGAGGACTTCCGAGCGTCGTCGAAGAGGGTGCGAACGCGCGAAGCGCCAACCCCGACGAACATCTCCATGAATTCGGACGCCGAGACGGTGTAGAAGGGCACGTCCGCTTCCCCGGCCACGGCGCGGGCGAGAAGGGTCTTACCGGTGCCGGGAGGGCCCACGAGAAGCACGCCCTTGGGAATTTCCGCGCCGATGCCGACGTACTTCTGCGGATTCTTGAGGAAGTCGACGACCTCGATGAGTTCCTTTTTCGCTTCCTCGTGACCTGCGACGTCACCGAACGTGGTGGAGACGCGGTTTTCCTTGCCGTACTTCTTCGCGCGGCTTTGGCCGAACTGCATGACGCCGCTTTGGCCGCCTTGCGTCCGCATGAACACGAAGTAGAACAGTCCGACGAGCAGCAAGACGGGCAGAAGGCTCAGCAGGATGCCGCCCCATGGGCTGGGCACCTGGATGCGCGTGTCGACGCCTTGCTGAATGAGAAGCTGCTGAAAGGAGGTGTCGGGCGTCCCCGAATTGTCGGGAATCCGCGCGATGAAGTTCTCGACGGTTTGCGTACCGCCGCGCACCGTGGTGACCTCGGTGGGCGACTTCAAGGTGACGTTGACGGTCGAGCCCGTTTGAACGAGGGTTTCGACGCGGCCTTCACGAACGAGGTTGACGAGGCTGGTGTAGCTGACCTCGCGTTGATTCGAAATGGGGTTGCTCGCGAACACGAAGTACAAGCCGAGGACGAGCAGCAAGATGAGCCAAGGGTTGAAACGTCTCAAAGTAGGTCCTCCGATGGACGGCGTCGGGTGGGATTCCCACGTCGGGAATCGCGATACTTGAGTGTACCAGACTCAAGGTGAAGCGGCGTAGTGTGTGTCACAGGAAAAGCTTCAGGAATCGAAGCCCGTGGAAGCAGTCTTGAACGTTCATTTTGACGTGTCGAGGCGAGGCGTTCGCGGACAAACGTCCTGACTCGATCCGAGCGGTCGCCCGCCCGTTTGTCCTTGGTATGCTGAGCGCCTAGATGATCGAGCTTTCGACGACTTGGCAACAAACCCTGAGCGCGCTGGAGCACGAGGACTTCGACGCGGCCTACTGGACGCTGGAGTCCGCGTACGGCGTCGCGAAGCGCCCCGAACGCGCGGTCCTGTCGTTGCTCACGGCGACCCTGCACAGCCTGTATGGCGACGCGGGCGCCGAGGACGCTCGGCGGACTCTCAGAGACGCCGTCACGCTCGACCCGAGCTTGCGAGACGACAAGTTGTACCGCGCCCTGCAAGCCGAACTCACCGCGCGTACCGATCCCGCGCGCGGCGCGGTTCTCGCCCGCGAAGCGCAAGACCCCAACCTCAAAGTGCCTCTTCCCGACCTCGAGCCAGTCGCCCGCTACCACGTAATGGTCGCCCTCGCCCTTGGCGACGAGCCGCAAGAAGCGCTCGACGCCGCGCCGATCGCGACCGAGTTGCCCGTTCACCTGCGCTGGCGCCTGCGCTCTTGGCAAGCGGACTCCGAGGAGGCGCTCGGCCACCACGAGGAAGCGCAAAGCTTGTACGCAGAGGCGGCGCACCAAGCAAAAGGGCTCAACCGCGCGATCATGCTGCAAGAGCGCGCGGCGGTGCTGTTGCAACTCGAGCGGCACGAGGAAGCCCTCGTCGTGCTGGAGCGGGCGCGCACCTTCTACGGTCGCGAACCCGACGAGGCGCTTCACCTCGCCAACTGGCATTACCTGCGTGCCCAAGCCGAACTCGGCCTCGGACGCGCCGAGGACGCGTTGAAGTCCATTGAGACCGCCAGCCGTATGGAACGCGCCGAAGGCGATCCGTCGCACGGCGTGGAACTCGTGTGGGGACAAGTGCTGAGCGCGCTGGGACGGCACGACGAGGCGACCGCGCACTTCGAGGAGTCGTTGACGCTCGCGCGCCCCGAGGACCGCGCGTTCGCCTTGCACGAACTCGGCGTGGCGTACCTCGACCAAGACAAGCCCGTCGAGGCGCGCGAGCGCCTGCAAGAAGCCCTCGCCTTCGACGAGTACCCCTTCTTGCCCGAAGTGTACGCCGACCTCGCCGAAGCCGAGTACCGCCTCGGGCGCCTGCCGGAAGCCGAAGCGAGCGCGCAGTACGCGCTCAGCCAAGGTGCGACCGTTCCGGCGAGCCTCGTGCTCGGGTCGGTTGCCCTCGACTACTACCACCTCGATGAGGCGCTCGAGCACTACGAGCGCGTCATTCGCGAGTCCGCGCCGATATCACGCGACTGGGTGACGGCGCACAGCATGGCCGCCGACATCCTCTCTCAGCAAGGCTTCCAAGATCCCGCGCGCATCTACTCGCACGCGTCGCAAGCCTTGGAGCACACCGACCCGACCGACGAGTGGTACGGCACCTTGACGGACCTCATGACGCGCGCGGAGGAAGCGCTGCGAGGCGGCGGACGGCGGACGCTCAACTGATGGGCGACACGAACGACCATAGCCACCGTGCGACGAGCCTCGTGTGGGCCGAGCACGAAGCTCGAATTCGCGCCCGCCTCGAAGCCTTGGATCCCGACCTCGGGCGCTACATCGAAGACTTCGCGTACGGCGAGGTCTTCGAGCGAGGCGGCCTGGACTTCAAGACGAAAGAGTTGCTGGCGGTCGTCATGCTGCTCGCCCTCGGCAGTCCTGACGAGATTCGCACGCACTTGCGCGGCGCTTTGCGCGTCGGGGCGACCGAGCGCGAACTGCGCGAGACGCTGCTGTTCGCCGCGCCCTTCCTGGGCTTCCCGAGGGTCGTCGGAGCGTTCGCCCAACTCAAGGACGTGCTGAGCAAAGAACGCGCCGCCCCCCGAGCGGAGGGCGGCGAACGAGACGAGTCTTAGAAGCGGATCGCGAGGCCGACACGGGCCTTGAAGACCGTTTCGGGCTGGTTGATGTAGCCGTTCGTGGTGCCGTAATCGGCCGTGCCCGGATTGAAGGTCGTCGTGCCGGTCGTGGCGCCATTGGTGTCGCGGCCCGTTTGCACGATGGGAGCGTCGAAGAAGCGGTCCACGCCGAGGTCACCGGTGAGGTAGACGTTGCCGGAGACGGGCACGCTCGCCAGGAGGCCGCCGCCGATTCCTAACTGGTTGGACGTGCTCGTCAAGCTTCCGAGCGGACCCGAGACGGTGTTCGTGAAGAGGTTGTAACGCGGGCCGACGTACACGTTCGCGCCGAGTCCGGTCGTCGCGTCGTATCCGAGGCGGAAGAGGGCGTCGAGACCGACCGTGATGTTGCGCGACGTTTGCGGAGGATTGCCGCTCGCGTCACCGAGCGAGCCGCCGATGAGCTGGCCCGCCGTGATGTTGGCGCCACCCGCCGAACCGACCACGGCGCTTTGGTTGAAGCCTTGCACGCCCGTGAGGGCCACCGTGCCGCGCAGACCGATGCTGGAGCCGCCGAGGTTGCGGCCCGTGACGGACAACTCCACGCTGCCGCCTCCGTAATAACCGCCCGCCACCCCAATGTCGGTGGTGAACGGTTCGACGGGCGAGACGCCGAAGGTGACGGACTGGGCGCCCGCGAGGGCGGAGCTCATAAGAATTGCGCTGATCACGACTTTTTTCATGTTGTATCTCCTTGATGCCGCGCT
Proteins encoded in this region:
- the ftsH gene encoding ATP-dependent zinc metalloprotease FtsH; this encodes MRRFNPWLILLLVLGLYFVFASNPISNQREVSYTSLVNLVREGRVETLVQTGSTVNVTLKSPTEVTTVRGGTQTVENFIARIPDNSGTPDTSFQQLLIQQGVDTRIQVPSPWGGILLSLLPVLLLVGLFYFVFMRTQGGQSGVMQFGQSRAKKYGKENRVSTTFGDVAGHEEAKKELIEVVDFLKNPQKYVGIGAEIPKGVLLVGPPGTGKTLLARAVAGEADVPFYTVSASEFMEMFVGVGASRVRTLFDDARKSSPSIIFIDEIDSIGRKRGAGIGGGHDEREQTLNQILSEMDGFDKGTSVIVMAATNRPDILDPALLRPGRFDRQVTIDLPNMKEREAILKVHMRNKPLSGSVDVVELSKSTPYFSGADLKNLVNEAALEAARVNKSQIDMNDFYRALDKITLGLENGSLTITPDERKAIAYHEAGHAVTAAVTPGADKLQKVSIIPRGRALGAAFYLPEEQVLMSKERLENQLVVALGGRAAEEVFIGKVTTGAADDFKKSTNMARRMVLEWGMGDTFQHQALSTDSGPVFLGEDMARPKEFSEHTARLVDEDVKRILDRAYARAKQLVQEYASAMHEVAEALLTSELITGDVVRSAVGKARGEGSLQPNPAD
- a CDS encoding tetratricopeptide repeat protein, whose amino-acid sequence is MIELSTTWQQTLSALEHEDFDAAYWTLESAYGVAKRPERAVLSLLTATLHSLYGDAGAEDARRTLRDAVTLDPSLRDDKLYRALQAELTARTDPARGAVLAREAQDPNLKVPLPDLEPVARYHVMVALALGDEPQEALDAAPIATELPVHLRWRLRSWQADSEEALGHHEEAQSLYAEAAHQAKGLNRAIMLQERAAVLLQLERHEEALVVLERARTFYGREPDEALHLANWHYLRAQAELGLGRAEDALKSIETASRMERAEGDPSHGVELVWGQVLSALGRHDEATAHFEESLTLARPEDRAFALHELGVAYLDQDKPVEARERLQEALAFDEYPFLPEVYADLAEAEYRLGRLPEAEASAQYALSQGATVPASLVLGSVALDYYHLDEALEHYERVIRESAPISRDWVTAHSMAADILSQQGFQDPARIYSHASQALEHTDPTDEWYGTLTDLMTRAEEALRGGGRRTLN
- a CDS encoding carboxymuconolactone decarboxylase family protein, which codes for MGDTNDHSHRATSLVWAEHEARIRARLEALDPDLGRYIEDFAYGEVFERGGLDFKTKELLAVVMLLALGSPDEIRTHLRGALRVGATERELRETLLFAAPFLGFPRVVGAFAQLKDVLSKERAAPRAEGGERDES